The segment CTTGACCAAGCACCAGCATGACtgcaaatgtgaatttttttttatacaacagtagttcaataaacaagtagTTAATATAtactgacttacattttaggcaGATTACTGACCATTTTTGCTAAGGAAAATATTTCCAAGCAAAGCCGCAGCAGAACAGTCaggcatctctgagcaacacacagcggtgttttgttactgaatgattcagcatttttgaacgaatcgggTGATTCAGTGagccattcataaagacagtcatttaTTGAATGAATTAGCTGTTTGAAGGAATTGGTTGtgtgactcactcattaagacagtgacttgctgccacctactggtggtttggatacatttttaaaagaatcatttcattaatattaatcattGATATGTTGAAAAGGGGAACCATTTATCTtctaacattatttatgcatttgcagttttaatgataaaatagcaaataattgcaatcatgttattttattgatgttatttattaaaatgtaagaagtaaTATTTAGTAAGGTTAGGAAAATATTGCCCTTCATTAAGCTAAAAAGTGTCCTAGAAATCAGGCAAATATCACAAATATACTGATTAAAGTAAGACCTCAAGAGCAGTGATGAAACTATTGCTTCAGAAGGgatcataattacacacacttGCCCCAGGCAAGTAACTTTTTTTACTCTGATAAGTGAATGACTGATTTACTTGTCCGAAGGACAAGCATATGTCAAGGCTTTATTCGAGCCCTGTATCTATTGGACAGATACAACAAGCTATTTCTGTCAGTTCCACTATCATCAAACATAATGGCAAATTAACAACATAATTCAGGATAAAGTCTGACTCAATGAGCAATATCAGAAGGTCAAGTTCTGACTGAAGATGAAAGGAGGAGCTGAGGATGGAGGAGGGTAATTGGCTCCTGAATAAAGTGATTTGTAAATACTGAATGGACCTTCTATAAGGAAGTAGTGATAGGCGTTGTATTCCTATAGGTAGACGTGGATCAGCTGAGAATCAGATGATACAAGCTTGAATGACGTGACCTGCCAGATCTAACACAACActtatttactgttttgtttttttaatcattttagtgaaaatatgtttttgaaagtctgttttgctgctgttttttaaataagcacaTCATCTGCAGCTCTTGTAGTGATTTACATCTTCAGCAGCGTAGAGAAGCAACACACATGGAGCAGAAATTACTTGAATGAAGCGTGTTTGGCTCTAGATAAATATATTAGGACGATTCTAAGGACACTGATCAGAGAGGAGGCCCGACATGATTCTACTGAGAGGAAACTCTTTTTTTGGGTGGGGGGGAATCACTTTTAATCGAAAAATGGAAATTTTGAAAATTGTAGCTTCATTGGAAAAGTTAAAAAAGGGAGGGGGGGGTGGCTACCTCCCTGATCCTTCATGGCCGTCTGGACTGTGTACtctgccatggctccccgaactccctgacccgccatggcatcccggactgtatgctccgccatggctccctgagctccctgatccgccctggaggcgtaCCTCCTCTCCCTCCTGTATCTGCCCTGCAcgagcctccagggcgcccatcCCCCCCTCCCCGGTGTTTCTGTTATGGCGCGAGTCGCACCTTATGAGGAggaggtaatgtcacaccctTGTGGActgtttctttggtttttccttttatatgcccttatttggtcctTCCTGTTCGGTTTTCAATTATgacgtcattgtttaatcattcACACCTGTCCTCATCTTATTagcctgtgtatttaagtttggttctgTTCCCCGTTTGGTTTGTCGGTTCATAACGTCTTGTAGtttggttttgttgtgttgtgttgcgtgtggattccctgctgttcctgttggTTCCTGTTCCTGTGTATTggatattattaataaactgtatgtTCCTGAGTTCCTCGTCCCTACTCCTCATTCCCGCACACGACGCTTGTGACAGTTATTACATATAATggcaaaatgtttatataaacctgtaaaatgtaaatgtttcatactgacactacagcaaaagatagataTAATCGATATTTAGTTGTCAGATTTTGCTTTACAGTTTTGGTTCCTTTGTATAAGGAATTAAATAGAATTCTGTTATAGGATTTACATTGTTTAGGTCATTTCTAGAATAACTGATTAATCATCtgaatgtgacatttttattctggttctagactttcagactgcagtatcactgaagaaggttataaagctctggcttcagctctgagatcaaacccttcacacctgatagagctggatctcacaggaaatgatcctggacaatcaggtgtgaaggagctcagtgatttactacaggatccaaactgtcaactcaagaCACTGAGGTAAGATGTcatttaatactgtgttttaaaAGTGTATCCCATTAATTATCCatgaatttgaaaatatttttacacttctCATCACGACTGCACAATTAATctaaataaagttgaaaattgTGACATGACTTGGcaaaaaattaatgacaaatgtttttgaattgcactaactgaaaaaataatgcattgaatTAACAGTGATTAAcaggcttcagctctgagatcaaacccttcacacctgatagagctggaaccaggaaatgatcctggacaatcaggtgtgaaggagctcagtgatttactacaggatccaaactgtcaactcaagaCACTGAGGTAAGATGTCATTTAATACTGTTTGTAAACCCATCCCTTTCACAGTGTTTCAGAGTCAAATGTTGTTTTTCaccaagtttatttataaaatgaagtTTCTTCATCATCtcttctgcaggtttttgggtcctgctgcagatgaagcctgtcagtatgtgactggaattgtgggtaaaaacccgttactcctgagagaactgaatctgagtgaacatgaactaggagacacaggagtgaatcagatcgctgctctactgcaggataaacactgtcaaCTCAACACTCTGATTTACGTATTTTCATTGTTGCAAGGACACTTGTGACTTTTGTAATGTGATtgtcgtcatcatcatcatcatcatcaccagtATTTGTCAACTGTCAGCTAAAACATACTGGTAAATATTAAGATTAAAACTGAACTGTGTTTTCTCTTTATGCAGTCTGAATAACACCTGTATCACAGAAGGAGGTTGTCGTGTTCTGGCTGCAGCTCTAAATTCAAACCCTTCAAATCTGacagagctggatctgagtgaGAATAAACTAGGAAACCCAGGAATGAAGATCA is part of the Labeo rohita strain BAU-BD-2019 unplaced genomic scaffold, IGBB_LRoh.1.0 scaffold_1604, whole genome shotgun sequence genome and harbors:
- the LOC127158615 gene encoding ribonuclease inhibitor-like, whose amino-acid sequence is MGTNSTDIASWLNDCGLTDKSCSALATVLGSDTSLKELNMSNNNLHDSGVKLLCTGLENMKCRLEILRLNDCGLTYKSCSALATVLGSDTSLKELNMSNNNLQDSGVKLLCAGLENMKCHLEILRLSDCSITEEGYKALASALRSNPSHLIELDLTGNDPGQSGVKELSDLLQDPNCQLKTLRFLGPAADEACQYVTGIVGKNPLLLRELNLSEHELGDTGVNQIAALLQDKHCQLNTLIYVFSLLQGHL